The genomic region CTTGAGAGCGGTTCCGGCCAGCATACGGACCACGGCACTTTCGGCAGCGGATCGTTCACGGTGAATCTGAACGGTGAAGACGGCACGATTACGCTTGGGTATGAAGGTCAGAGCATCGTCCTGTCGGTCGAGGAAGGCAAGCCCTTCACTGCGACAGAACTGTCGACGATTACGGTGAACGGCGTCGAAGTGAAGGTGACCGGAGCGACGCAGACTGAGCCCGGAGGCAGCTGGACGGTGAACTACAGTTACGCCCTCCAGGGAAATCAGCCGCACGAGGATGCCGACAGCAGCAATTATTATGAGGACGCACTGCAGGGTACGATCACGGTGGACGTTGAGGACGCCACGGGCGACAGAGCCGTTCAGGGTACGATCACCGTGGAAGTGCACGACGACGGTCCTGTCATCACCGCAACAAATCCCGAGCCCACCCATGCGGCGGATACTGCGACCGGTGCTGTTTCCGGCGAGTTCACCGTCAACTATGGTGCGGACGGCAGCGAGAGTACGACATTCAGCTATACGGATGGACATGGAAACTCGTATACCTTGAGTCTGAAAAACACGATAATTACTTCTGGTGAAGGTTTGCCGGAGGATGTTTCTGTTGACGGGGTGACGCCGACGGAGGAGCGCGGAAAGCCGCAGACAACGGAGGGAAACGAGTACGATGGTGGCTTCCTTATGGTCTGCCGTGATGTTACAACAACGACGGAAGTGACCAGGACTTATATCACTGACGATGGATATGTCATCACGGAAACGTATGTCGAGACGATTGTCCAGCAACAGGAACGGTTTGTGTGGGATGTCTCTTGGAGTGCAAGTGGAGAGCCTCAGGTCTCCGAGTCCGAGCCAGTCTACACTTGGACTCATACAGAGACGCTGACCGAGCCCACCTACGTTTATCAGGGAGACGGTTACACGGTAACGGTCGTACAGGGAGAGACGGACACTTCCGGCAACACTCAGTATGAATACAAGGTGGAATATGACTCCACCACGGTGGGCGAGGGCTTTACAGGCACGCTGAACGTATCTGTCTCGGACGGCGATTTGGATACGGCGGTGGAGAATATCATCATTGAGGTGACGAACGACGCCCCCGATGCTGCGGATGATACATATACCATCTATAAGGAAGTGGAAGGCTCCAGCACGGTTTCTGCTTCTGCCAGTGCTATGCTTCCCGGCAGTATGATTACTGTGGGCGGTGAGTCCGATCTTACGGATGAAGATGTTCACTGGAAAGATGGCGTGCCAGAAGAAGGGATTGCCACGATTACTGATGGAAAAGGTAAAGATATTTTTGGTGAAGTCTTCATTGACCTTGGCGGCAATAATCTGACTATAGATCAGCTTGCTGATGCCTCGCATATCTACGTGTTCGATGGCAACGGAGATTTGGATGCGGCTGCGAAGTACGCTGCTGACAACAACTTGTTGCTTTACATCAAGGGAGATCTCGATACCTCAAAACTGGATGGACCGCTTAATTGTGTAACCATCGTGACCGGCAATCTGATTGCATCCAGCGACACTACTATTAACAGCTTCCTTTATGTACATGGGGATGCCATAGTTGGTAGCAGTGCGGATGGGATTGATTTGATAGTTAATGGTGGGCTGGCCATTGAAGGCGATCTGGAGAAAATCGGCAATAACGATATTACCGTTGAGGTAGATCATACGGCGGACATCTTTACGCCGGACAATGTCATCATTTCTGAAAAACTGGAATCTACGGAAAACCCCGAGGCCAGTCTGACTATCACCTTTGACCAGTTGTTGGAAAACGACAAAGATGATGACAGTGCATCCTTGCACGAAGATGGATTGGAGATTACTTCCATCACAATTGGAGATAAAACCTACACTGCGGGAGACGACTGCTCAGGTATAGATTATTCCGGTACAACGAAAATCTCCATCGACTGGGAAACGGGAACCATTAAAATAACCAATTCCGGCAGTAACAGCGAATCCATCAGATTCAACTATACTATTGAGGATTATCATGGTGCTGAGAATACGGCTTCGGTAACGGTCAATGTTTCGGCCAGTACTAGTGCCGGGTCAGAAGGGGACGATCTGATTCAGGGATCGACTTCTACAATGACTGAAGGTTATGTTAATAATATTGTTCTTGCGCTTGATACATCGGGAAGTATGTCTTCAAGTGACATAAGAAATGCAAAAGAGGCTCTTTGCGGTTTTTTGGAAAGCCTTCTCGAACAATCGCAAAAGACAAATTCTACGGTTAATATTTTATTTATTGACTTTGATAGTCAAGCTCGTGCAAAAAAGCCAATGGAATTAACAGAAGAAAATATCGCTGTCTTGAAAAGTCAGATTAATGATAACCGGGTACGAAGTGGAGGAAGTACAAACTATACGGATACATTTAATGAGGCATATACATGGCTTTCACAGCAAGGAAGCGGAAATTCTATCAAAAATCAGGTGTATTTTATTACGGATGGAGAGCCTAACGTATCTACAGGAAGGGAGCAAACAGATGCTTTTAATCGACTTGACGGTATTTCCGATATTCATGCCGTAGGTATCGGATCCGACTCAAATTTGGAACAGACTTTGAAAACGTATGATTCCGACAAGCAACCCATTATGGTGGATGATGCTTCAGATTTGTATCAGGCCCTGGAAAGTATTACCTCCAATGAGCCCGCTGCTGATAATATTTTCGCTAATGCGGGAAATGATGTGTTGTTTGGTGATGCGGCCATGATGCAGTTGGATGGGAAAGAAGTGTCACTTGCTGCCTATGTGAGTGCTAAGCTTGGCTTTACTCCCAGCACTGCCGATGTGATGGAATATGTGCAAGAGCATGCCCGGGAGATTCAGGCTCAGCTTGTTGTGAACAGGGATATGGAAGCTCCCGATCAGCCCGACGCTTTGCTCGGCGGTACGGGAAATGATGTTCTGTTCGGACAGGGCGGCGATGACCTGCTCATAGGTGACGGCTCCAACAGCAGAAGCGACTCTGATACAGTTGATATTCTTTCCGATATGTTGGGTATTCAATCTGTCGAGACACAAGATATTGTGGATGCCTTTGCGGCGCAAGTGAATGCCGGAAATCTGCAAGAATGGAGTAGCCGCCTGGAGTCACTGGAAAATGCTAATCTTACCGAATCGGATCAGTCCGGTGTGGACGGGAATGATATGCTTTTCGGTGGAGGTGGCGATGATGTGCTGCTTGGTCTTGATGGTGACGACTATTTTGATGGAGGTGAAGGTCGAGATATAGTCTTTGCGGGCTCCGGCAACGACATCATCGTGTACGATAAGAACGACTACCTGGTGGATGGTGGTTCCGGCATAGACATCATGGTGCATGACGGTGATCTGACTATGGATTCCCTCCTCAGCGGCAAAGGTACGGCGGAGACCGGCCCCATTGTCCATGGTGTGGAAGTGCTCATCACCGGAAAGGATGCGCTCAGTCTGACCAGCATGGATCAGCTGGCCCGGGATTACGGCGTCACGATCAATGCTGCGGACAACACGCTGACTCTGGATCCGACCAAGTGGAAGCAGAACAGCGAAACCGGAACCTTCGACTATATCGGCCAGAACGATGTCGATCTTACACTGGAAACGAATCTTCCGTCCGCTACTTCTACGACGGCGGATGCCGATGCACAGACGCAGGTCTTCATTCTCAACAACTCCAACGGTGGCTAACCGGTAGCAGCGGGGGCCGGCAACGTACTTTGCGGGGCCGGTCCCCCTCCTTGTCTTTATATATCAAAGGGAGTATGTTCTTTTATCATGTTGAAGTTTATCATTATGGCCTATGGGAACATTTTGCCGTAGAACTCTGTTTCAGAGAGGTGGGAGGGTAATATAATATATTGATATAGCTTGCTTTTGAATTTATTGTTTTCAATAAGGTGTTGCAAGGGGCGGCTCGATTCCGGCTGCTGCCTGCAGAAATTGTGTAAAAACATGATGAAAATTACCGGTCGGGAAGTCCGAATTTTCCCGGATGGTCAGGGTTCATTTTTTCTTTTACGCAACATGAAACATCGGGTTATTATATGAAAAGTCTTCCTTCTCTGTTTGTTATGGGCTGCCTCGGAGCGCTGCTTTGTGCTTCGCCGGTATATGCTGCGGACAGCGACGCTATTCCCCTGAAGGAATCCATCGAGTCCATGCTGAGAACCAACAACTCCCTCAAGGCCATTCAGGAAAACCGCAGTGCCGCCGGCCATGAGGTGGATCGCGCCAGGGCCGGATACGGACCGAGGGTGGATCTTACCGCCCGCGGCGGCTTCGGCAAGCTCAGCGACAGCACGACCCGGTCCTACGGGTATAACGATGTTGCCCCGTATTCTTCCGCTTCGCTGCTGGTTACTCAGCCTTTGTGGGACGGCTGGCTTACCAGGGGCCGCGTACGCGAGGCTGAGGCCACCTACCGTTCTCTCGATCACCGCGTGCTGGATAACGCCAATTCTCTTGCGCTCGATGCCATCATTGCTCATGTGGATGTGCTGCGGCGTCAGCAGATTTACAAGCTTGCCCAGGAAAATGTGGCGAGCCATGAGGATATTCTTGCCAAGGCCCGGGAACGTGAGGCTCAGGGGGTGGATACCATGGCCGACGTTTCGCAGGCGCAGAGCCGTCTTTCCCGCGCACGCTCCACGCTTACCGAGGCGCAGGCTTCCCTGCGCATAGGCGAAGACACCTATACCCGCCTTACCGGGCACTCCGCCATGAACCTCGGCCCCGTGAACATGCCCGGCAAGATGTTCAAGGATGCGGAGGAAGTGCTCAAGGCCGCCCGCAAGGGCAATCCCAAGGTTGCCGCGTATCTGGAAGACGTGAAGGCCGCAACGGCCGTTCGGGAACAGGTGCGTTCCGCCTACAGCCCTACGCTCAGCCTTGAGGCCGGGCCTTCGTATTCCGACCGCGACGGCAAGAGCGAACTGTGGACCGCGGAAGTGGGCGTGGCCGCCGTGGTACGCTGGAACCTGTTCAACAGCGGCGCGGACGTGGCGGAAAGCAAGGCCGCCGCGGCCCGTATCCGCCAGAGCCGTCAGGTGCTTTATGATTACATGGACGATCTCAAGCTCAACGTGGAGGAAAGCTGGACGCAGTTCCTTTCCGCGCAGAAGCAGCTTGAGCATTACCGCGAAGCCATAGAATACAACAAGACTACGCGCAGCGCCTACGAAGAGCAGTTCGTGCTCGGTCAGCGCAGTCTGCTCGACGTGCTGGACGCGGAAAACGAACTGTTCAACTCTTCCACGGAAGCGGCTACGGCGCTCGGCAACACTCTCATTGCAGCCTACCGCATGAAGGCCCTTGCGGGAGACCTTCTGCCCGACCTTGGAGTCAATACCGACATGCTTAAGGTGACGCCTCACGACAGCGAGCCGCTCGACAGCATTACCATGCCGGAATAAGGCATGGGCAGGGTCGGGAGAATGTTCTTCCGGCCCTTTTTTAATTTTTCGGTTAAACAAACCGACTCCGGTAGGAAACGTCGTTTTAGCTTCCGCGAAAGAGTGTTGTTCTGCCAGAGTTGAAGGAAAGCCGGATGGCCTTGCCAGGATTCCGGCAGGCGATTTGTGTGTCAGGCATGGCTTATTTTATGTGGAACTTTCCGCTCCATAACGCCGGCGGTGTACGCCACAACAGAGAATACTTCTCGTAACCATTTGTTTAACATATATATTTTCGCAAGTCATATCTGCAAAAACTGCGGATTGACAATGCATGTAAATATGCTGCGAGGTGTTGATGCGCTTTCTGTTCTGCAATGATAATTATCCGGGAAGATTCGGCAGCATGCCTTCACGCCTGGCCTCCGATCCTGCAAACAAGGTCATGTTTCTTTCCTTTCGTCCACGACAGGGAGAAACTTCGAAAGGGGTTATTCATGCCCGGCTGAATCTCAACCGGGATCGCGGGCGTATGGTTCAGAGCAGGGATGTCTTTCTTGCCGAATGGGAAAAGATGTTTCATCTGGGCAAGCAGGCCTTGCAGACCTTTATTCATATACGAGATTCCGGCTTCATTCCCGATGTCATACTGGTTTCGTTTTTTGATGGCCCGGCCCTTTTTCTCCGTCATGCTTTTCCTGATGCCTTTATCGTTTCCTATTTCAATGGATTCCGGGGAAAAAAGGACAGTCCCGAGGATATCCTGAAATTTCAGGCCGTGATGGATCTGCAGCGTTCTCTGGCGGCTCAGAGCGATCTTTATTTCGTGCGTTCGGAAGCGCAGAAAAGCTGTTTTCCCAGCCTGCTTCAGCCCATCATTCATGTCTGGCCCGTTTATGTGGATACGGAGTTTTTTTCTCCCCGCCCGCGCGAGCTGTCGTATTTTTTTCCTTCTCTTCACTTTGAGGGAGAAAAAGAACTCGTTACCATACACATGAAAGGGGGGGGCGGCAGCTCCAGACAGGTGACGCAGGTAATTCTGGGCCTGCTGATTCATCGTCCTGGCTGTCTGGTGGCGCTTACCTTTGGTAAAGGGGCGGCAAAAACTCAATGGGAGGGAATATGCTCCGCGCTTCCGGCGGAACTGAGGGAGCGGCTTTTCCTGGCGGAAGGGCTTGATAGTATTGCCTATCACAAGCTCCTGTGTTCTACGACCATCCATATGTTTCCAGAGCCTATCCATCCCCCCTTGCAGGAAATGCTGGAATCCATGAGCTGCGAAACCCTGCTTATGATGCCCCTGGAGGCAAAAGAGAGCGGGTTGCTCAGAGATGGAGAAAATATGATTTCCATGCCCGAAGGCGATGGAGAAGCACAGCTGAAAAAAATCTGCCATGTGCTCGATCATGCAAAGGATTTTGAGATCGTGAGAAGAAACGCCCGCCGAACGATAGAGAAAAATCATTCCGAATCCGTCGTTTTTGACAGGCATATCGATATTCTCATGAATGCCTATGCCGCCCATCATGAAGAACATGATTGAAAGGGAAAGACGCTTCTTCGGCCGCTCCATACGGGGCGGCTTTTTTATATGCATTGGTGGAAGAATGCTCCGGCAGCATGTGTGCCTGCATGCCACCGGGATACAAAATGCTCGAGCTGAAAAAAAGACTGCCGCAAACGCGGCAGCCTCTGAAATTTATGGTGTCCCCGGCGTGAGTCGAACACGCGGCCTACTGCTTAGGAGGCCCAAGATTGCCTTTTCTACCGAGTTCTATATACTACCTATAAGTTTCTAATAACACGAAAAAATCAATATTTTCAACCTATAGCAATTTCTTCCGTTTTCTACCGTTTTTTGCCTACCCTGTGATACATGGTGTGATACGCGTGTGATACGGTTCAGGGGTGAAATTTCCATGAGCAACGAAAAGGAGTCTGGTAAGGGCAGAGTTTATATGCCGACGAAGTATCCCGGCGTCATCTTCCGAACCGTTCAAGGAAGAGCAGGGGGGAAAAGCCAGGATTCGATATTTTATATCAAGTACAGGACGCCGGACAGAAAGCAACACTTTGAGCCTGTAGGACGTTCCAGTGAGGGGATGACCGCGGCCAAGGCCAACATGATACGGGCAGCACGAATGGAAGGCCGGGAGCTGGGAAATATTGCTGCACGAGAGAAAGTTAAGAGAGACAAACGCCTCGGTGTGGAACGGCTTACTTTCCGAGGGCTATGGAACATTTATGATTCCGAAAATGAGCGGCGTACGCGCAAAAATGATATAAGCCTTCTCCGATATCTGGATTCTATTCTGGACAAGAACCCGGCCGAGCTTACCTCGCGAACCATGACGAGGTTGAAGCTGGAACTTTTGGCGCGTAAACGTGAACGGCCCAGAGCTGGGGCGGCCGAAACGCTGAGTCCTCAAACTGTGGCCCATGCTTTGGGACTTGTTCGCCGTGTTCTGTACTACGCCAAGAGACAGGGCCTTTATCGATGGCCGGAAGCTCTCTCTTTTGAGATGCCGGAGTTCGATAACACCGTAACGGAACACATGGAAGCCGCTCAGCTTGCGGCCTATTGGCACGCTTTGGATGCAGACCCGGACAGGGTGGGCGTTGCCTATTTGAAAATCATCCTTCTCACGGGAATCAGAAAGAGCGCTGCGCTGGCCCTACGCTGGGACGATATAGACCTTGAACATGGGGTGATGCTGCTCCGGGCGGAAACAGCGAAGAAAGAACGTGTGAGCCGTGTTCCGCTTAATTCTCAGGTAGTGGAAGTGATAAGGAGCCTGCCCAGAGGAGATAGCGAATATCTTTTTCCCGGAGAGAACGGCGGGCATAGGGAATCATTCAGGCATACGGCGGAGAGGGTAAAGAAGGCCGCCGGGCTTCCTGTGGACTTCCGCCCCATACATGGGTTGAGGCATGAGTTTGCCACGCGCATAGCTTCAACGGGCAAGGTGGACGCGCTCAGGCTCCAAAGTTTGCTTACCCATGAATCACCGGCCATGACTCAGCGATATGTGGCCTACTTTGATGAAGCTCTCAGGGAGACTGCTGAGCTGGGTACGGTGGACGTGCCCTATAGAAAAAGCGATTAAGCAGGCTGCGACAATCGCGACAAGTGCGACATTTCAGCAATGCCACTTACTCCTAAATTACCTGCAATCCCTGAAATGAATAAACGTATTGACTAGTGTAACCTTATCGGTTACATTTGAGACATGATAAAAACATTCGCTCATAAAGGCTTGGAACTCTTTTTCCGGACAGGGAACACAAAGGGGATTCAGGCCAAACACGCCCGTCGGCTGGGGATGATTCTCGATATGCTCGACAGTGCGGCGGAAGCTCAGGATATGAACTTTCCCGGTTCTCGCCTGCACATGCTGAAAGGGAATCTTGCGGGGTTGTGGTCGGTGACGGTGTCCGGGAACTGGCGCATAACCTACCGCTTTGAAAACGG from Mailhella massiliensis harbors:
- a CDS encoding VCBS domain-containing protein — encoded protein: MADIRLAKPAAGTSQNIVCDPDARFIFDFSTGDATLSRSGDHLVFTFEDGSTLQLENFYTAYSKENMPSFEVDGAEIAGEDFFMAMNEPDLMPAAGPARADGQGNGNRFHDYVNADLLDGLDRLGGLDIGWPGGDVNPDTDGAAGTGDINYPVFVTPGDPQGGGTGAVADRDILSVQEAGLRGEQGASASASGYMSINAPDGVASIVIDGVVVFNGALTGAVVPTDEGYLEVTGFDASTGRLDYTYHLTQSTQEHSSEGNDQISHDLVVTVTDTDGSTGSGVVSVVITDDVPSIESFSHEVTEGEAGVAGDALEGAVAGADGADFAWDANQSGRYGEITLNADGTYSYRLDNDNTVVKELTDGETLTEEFTYTYTDADGDIATGSVTITINGVDNGIVIEPTNPSAGSDEVTVYESGLADGSQAGQPEAPTSASGSLTISAPDGVVSIVIGGVTVYEDGALTGSTVSTDEGVLKVTGFDTVTGELKFKYELTGSTTEHGASGKDDISHDLTVTVTDMDGTEVDSTITVKVVDDVPTASADNISFTEFVAQSGTAGGNVLDNDKFGADGAAEQAVTSVKHGNTEGTVGSALEGAYGKLTLNADGSYTYQLNPGMNVPKDTTWTEEFTYTITDADGDTSETTLTINITGDANVPVVTVKDPAAGEANIMVDEGSLTGGSGQHTEHGVSGSGSFTVQLNGEDGVITVGGESGWKVTVTGDSADVRGSVVTVNGVAVTVTGATLGMDGKWTVSYNYAFSDDQQHTTPSTGDYHTDELTGEIAISVTDATGDKASGTLTVEVHDDGPVAKADNVTLTEVQAQAGGSGENVLMNDVFGADAPADKTVTSIEGGTLGQPVKGQHGELTLNADGTYTYKLDSGVDVPKGSTVTETFTYTITDTDGDTSEATLTITISGDTRTPEVTVATPEPGEANIMVDEGALESGSGQHTDHGTFGSGSFTVNLNGEDGTITLGYEGQSIVLSVEEGKPFTATELSTITVNGVEVKVTGATQTEPGGSWTVNYSYALQGNQPHEDADSSNYYEDALQGTITVDVEDATGDRAVQGTITVEVHDDGPVITATNPEPTHAADTATGAVSGEFTVNYGADGSESTTFSYTDGHGNSYTLSLKNTIITSGEGLPEDVSVDGVTPTEERGKPQTTEGNEYDGGFLMVCRDVTTTTEVTRTYITDDGYVITETYVETIVQQQERFVWDVSWSASGEPQVSESEPVYTWTHTETLTEPTYVYQGDGYTVTVVQGETDTSGNTQYEYKVEYDSTTVGEGFTGTLNVSVSDGDLDTAVENIIIEVTNDAPDAADDTYTIYKEVEGSSTVSASASAMLPGSMITVGGESDLTDEDVHWKDGVPEEGIATITDGKGKDIFGEVFIDLGGNNLTIDQLADASHIYVFDGNGDLDAAAKYAADNNLLLYIKGDLDTSKLDGPLNCVTIVTGNLIASSDTTINSFLYVHGDAIVGSSADGIDLIVNGGLAIEGDLEKIGNNDITVEVDHTADIFTPDNVIISEKLESTENPEASLTITFDQLLENDKDDDSASLHEDGLEITSITIGDKTYTAGDDCSGIDYSGTTKISIDWETGTIKITNSGSNSESIRFNYTIEDYHGAENTASVTVNVSASTSAGSEGDDLIQGSTSTMTEGYVNNIVLALDTSGSMSSSDIRNAKEALCGFLESLLEQSQKTNSTVNILFIDFDSQARAKKPMELTEENIAVLKSQINDNRVRSGGSTNYTDTFNEAYTWLSQQGSGNSIKNQVYFITDGEPNVSTGREQTDAFNRLDGISDIHAVGIGSDSNLEQTLKTYDSDKQPIMVDDASDLYQALESITSNEPAADNIFANAGNDVLFGDAAMMQLDGKEVSLAAYVSAKLGFTPSTADVMEYVQEHAREIQAQLVVNRDMEAPDQPDALLGGTGNDVLFGQGGDDLLIGDGSNSRSDSDTVDILSDMLGIQSVETQDIVDAFAAQVNAGNLQEWSSRLESLENANLTESDQSGVDGNDMLFGGGGDDVLLGLDGDDYFDGGEGRDIVFAGSGNDIIVYDKNDYLVDGGSGIDIMVHDGDLTMDSLLSGKGTAETGPIVHGVEVLITGKDALSLTSMDQLARDYGVTINAADNTLTLDPTKWKQNSETGTFDYIGQNDVDLTLETNLPSATSTTADADAQTQVFILNNSNGG
- a CDS encoding TolC family outer membrane protein — translated: MKSLPSLFVMGCLGALLCASPVYAADSDAIPLKESIESMLRTNNSLKAIQENRSAAGHEVDRARAGYGPRVDLTARGGFGKLSDSTTRSYGYNDVAPYSSASLLVTQPLWDGWLTRGRVREAEATYRSLDHRVLDNANSLALDAIIAHVDVLRRQQIYKLAQENVASHEDILAKAREREAQGVDTMADVSQAQSRLSRARSTLTEAQASLRIGEDTYTRLTGHSAMNLGPVNMPGKMFKDAEEVLKAARKGNPKVAAYLEDVKAATAVREQVRSAYSPTLSLEAGPSYSDRDGKSELWTAEVGVAAVVRWNLFNSGADVAESKAAAARIRQSRQVLYDYMDDLKLNVEESWTQFLSAQKQLEHYREAIEYNKTTRSAYEEQFVLGQRSLLDVLDAENELFNSSTEAATALGNTLIAAYRMKALAGDLLPDLGVNTDMLKVTPHDSEPLDSITMPE
- a CDS encoding tyrosine-type recombinase/integrase; its protein translation is MSNEKESGKGRVYMPTKYPGVIFRTVQGRAGGKSQDSIFYIKYRTPDRKQHFEPVGRSSEGMTAAKANMIRAARMEGRELGNIAAREKVKRDKRLGVERLTFRGLWNIYDSENERRTRKNDISLLRYLDSILDKNPAELTSRTMTRLKLELLARKRERPRAGAAETLSPQTVAHALGLVRRVLYYAKRQGLYRWPEALSFEMPEFDNTVTEHMEAAQLAAYWHALDADPDRVGVAYLKIILLTGIRKSAALALRWDDIDLEHGVMLLRAETAKKERVSRVPLNSQVVEVIRSLPRGDSEYLFPGENGGHRESFRHTAERVKKAAGLPVDFRPIHGLRHEFATRIASTGKVDALRLQSLLTHESPAMTQRYVAYFDEALRETAELGTVDVPYRKSD
- a CDS encoding type II toxin-antitoxin system RelE/ParE family toxin, which produces MIKTFAHKGLELFFRTGNTKGIQAKHARRLGMILDMLDSAAEAQDMNFPGSRLHMLKGNLAGLWSVTVSGNWRITYRFENGDAYIVDYQDYH